The DNA region GAGCTTTTTTTTAAAGTCATTTTTGATGCGGTCTTTAGTCAAATTCATATTATTCCTCCTGATAATTTTAGTATCCTCAATCCAGTAAGTAATAGAGCAAAGTACTAATAATCTTTAATTTATGGACATATATTTTTTACAAACAAGTACATGGGGATTAATGCCGATAGCTATTACTTCAAGAATAAAGGATTGTTTAAATGCTAAATGATAAAATAGATTGAATGGTTTTAATTAATGAAAATATTTCTAAGTAAATATTACATCTTTTGGGTTATATAGTCAATATCCCTGTATTTATTGGTAAATAATATTATTTATTAATTATTACCATAAGTATGAATTTTAAAATTTATTTTGACAATAATATATATAATTATATTATTTGGAGGTAATAAGATGAAACAGGGAACAGTTAAATGGTTTAATGATGAAAAAGGTTTTGGATTTATTTCTGTTGAAGGTGAGGATGATGTATTTGTACATTATTCTGCTATAAAAGAAGAGGGAAAAAAGAAAAACTTAGATCAGGGGCAAGAAGTAAAATTTGATGTGGTGGATGGACCAAAAGGATTACAAGCATCAAATGTTCAAAAAGTATAAACATAATTATAATAGCTACAAGTGAAAATTAATTAAAGAAAGCCCCTTAAATGGATGTAGTTAAAAGCTTGTATATAAATCTATTTATGGGGTGAATTTTTATATTTAGTTAGAAAATACTTGTCCAGCAGTATTTTCATTCATGGTTGTGCTGTGGGCGACATGGATGGTTAATTCGTAATAGTGAAAAAGTGAAAGATTGCCGCTGGGGCGTCAAGGTGAAAGAATTCACTGGTTAGTGGACATAAACATTCAAGTTAGCTCGTACTTTTCAAGAATTACGAATTGAAGTTTTTTTATAATATATATGTTAATTTTTATACAAAAGTGGTAATATATTTTTGGTCGGTATTCTATAGAAACTGGACTTATTAATAAGGTATTAAAAAATGACAAGGCAGAAATTCGTATTATATCCTTGTGGAATGAGAACGAAGGGGGATCAAAATTTTGAAACAAAATATTGGAACAAATAAAAAATTTGGAGTTAGGCAGCTGACAGTAGTAGGTATGCTGTCAGGTATATCAATCATGTTAGGAATAACAGGGTGGGGATATATAAAATTACCTATACTTCAGGCAACCATAATGCATGTACCAGTAATCATTGGAGCAATTATAGAAGGACCAATGGTAGGCATGTGTATAGGACTTATATTTGGAATATCAAGTATCATTCAAAATATTATGACACCAAGTTTACTATCCTTTGCATTAATTAATCCATTAGTTTCAGTATTGCCAAGAATTTTAATTGCATTAACCTCTTACTATGCTTACAAATTTACGATTGGCAATAATAAGGCTTTGAAAATTGGTATAGGCGCTGCCATAGGGTCTGTAACAAACACTGTAGGAGTACTTGGAATGATATATTTATTATATATAAAGGAGTACGCAATACATATGAAGATAAGTGCAGCAGCTGCTAATAAAGTTATACTTGGTATTGCTATTGCTAACGGAATACCTGAAATGATAGCGGCAATTTGCATAACTGTACCAATAGTACTTGCAGTAACTAGAATTAGGAAAAGATAAAGAATTTATTAAAATAAAAATTTATCTTATGACTAGCCGCTGTAACACTCCCGCCTTATTTAAGGGGGAAATAACAGCGGCACGTCCCTAGATAATTCATCTAAACTTAGTGTGGAAAACAAACTCACACTAAGTAAGATTCATTGATAATAGTAATTAAGCACTATCAAAACTATATCTTATTTAAATATAATTTGATAGTGTTAATTTTTAATTTAGAGGCCGTTAAAAATATGTTAAAAACCAATAGAGGAGGGAATATTTTGGATTTATTTACTATGGCTATGGAAAATAACAGATCAAATAAACCTTTAGCCGAAAGAATGAGACCTAGAAATTTAGATGAATTTTATGGGCAGGAGAAAATAGTTGGAAAAGGAAAAATTTTAAGAAGACTTATAGAGGCTGACAGATTGACTTCCATAATATTATATGGTCCTCCAGGGGTTGGTAAAACTACACTAGCATCAATAATTTCTAAAGAAACAAAATGTGAATTTGTAAAACTCAACGCTGCCATTATAAGTGTAAAAGAGATTAAAGATTATATAAATAAATCAGAAGAGTTACTAAAGCTTTATGGAAAAAGAACTATTTTCTTTATAGATGAAATTCATGCCTTGAAAAAAGGATCTCAGCAGGACGTACTTCTGGATGCTATTGAAAGGGGCATAGTGGTGTTAATTGGTGCCACTACTGAAAATCCTTATTTTGAAATAAATAATGCGCTTTTAAGCAGATCAAAAATATTTCAATTAGAAAGTCTCAGTAATGAAGAAATAGTTAAAATATTAAATAACGTTCTAAAGGATAGAGAAAGAGGCTATGGTAGTATAAAGATAAATATAGAAGAAAAATCTTTATCTTACATAGCACAATTATCTGGTGGAGATGCAAGGGCAGCTATAAACACTTTAGAGATAGCAGTTCTATCTACAGTTAAAAATAAAAAGGGCATAATAGAAATAGACGAAAAATTAGTACAGGAGTCCATGCAAAAAAGAATTATAAACTATGATAAAGCAGGGGATAACCATTATGATATGGCTTCTGCCTTTATAAAAAGTATGAGGGGATCAGATGCAGATGCAGCTCTCTACTGGTTTGGAAGAATGATATTAGGAGGAGAAGATCCTAAATTTATTGTAAGAAGAATAATAGTACACGCCTCTGAAGATGTAGGTATGGCAGATTCAAGAGCGATGCTTATAGCTCATGCTGCATGGAATGCACTTGAGACTATAGGTATGCCAGAAGCAAGAATACCTATAGCTGAGGCTATAATATATATATCAAAAGCACCTAAGAGCAATTCGGTAGTAATGGCAGTAGATAAAGCCTTTCAGGATGCTAAAGATTTTCAGTATAGAGTTCCAGTTCATTTGAGGGATACTCATTACAAGGGTTCGAAAAATTTCGGAAATGGAATTGAGTATAAATATCCTCACAACTATCCAGGGAATTATGTAGAGCAAAAATATTTTCCTGATGAAATGGAAGATAGGAAATATTACAAGGATGATGAGAAATTTTAAGTATGGATAATATAACTAAGATAAGGATATCTGTAAGGGATTTAATTGAATTTATTTTGAGAAGTGGGGATTTAGTATCCACATTTGCTGGAAATAATAGAAATATAGAGGCAATTAAAGTACATCAAAAAATACAAAAAAATTCTGGCGACAATTATAATAGAGAAGTAGCTATTTCTCACACAATAATAAAGGATGATATTTCCTTGGAAATAAACGGAAGAATAGATGGAATAATTACAAAAGATAAAGTTACTATAATTGATGAAATCAAAACTACTACTAATGATCTAAATAATATTACTGAAGATTATAATAGGTTACATTGGGCACAGGTTAAATGTTATGCTTACTTTTATTGTGTACAGAATGATATTAAAATTATTGATACAAGGCTAACCTATTATCAAATGAATAGCAGGGAAATAAAATACTTAATTAAGTCTTATACTCTAGTTCAATTGGAACAATTTTTTAATGAGATAATTGATAAATATATATACTGGGCAAAACTTCAAAAAAATTGGAGGGAAAAGAGAGACCTATCTATAAAAAAACTTATATTTCCATATAGAGAATACAGATTAGGACAAAGAAAACTAGCGGTAGCTATTTATACTTCTATTAAAGAAAATAAAAATATTTTTGTAAAGGCACCTACAGGAATTGGTAAGACAATATCAACTATTTTTCCTGGGATTAAGGCACTAGGGGAAGGTATTATATCAAAAATTTTTTATGTTACAGCAAAGAATACCACAGGAGAAGAGGTAAAAAAGGCTTTTCTTCTTCTAGCAGAAAATGACCTGGATTTTAAAACGGTATGGATTACTGCAAAGGATAAGATATGCTTTAAAGAAGAAACTAATTGTGATCCAGAGTTATGTAAGTATGCTAAAGGTCATTTTGACAGAATAAATGAAGCTATAACTGATGCATTGAATAGAAATATAATTACTAGAGAAGTAATTGAAAAATATGCAGAGAAACACAGCGTTTGTCCTTTTGAATTTTCTTTGGATTTAACAAACTGGTGTGATTGTGTAGTGTGTGACTATAATTATGTTTTTGATCCAAAAGTATACTTAAGAAGATTTTTTTTAGAAAAGGGTGGAGACTATTGTCTTCTTGTAGATGAGGCTCATAATTTAGTGGACAGGGCAAGAAATATGTATTCAGGAGAATTATACAAGAAAGATATTTTAGATTTAAAAAATAAATGTAAAAATATATCTTCTATTTTATATAAAAGTCTAAATAAGATAAATACATTTTTGGTAAAGGAAAGAAAAAAATGTGAGGAAAATAATATTGGAGTAAATGTACAAAAAGATCCACCTAAGGATATAATAAAGCTTCTGAATAATTTTATATATGAAGCAGAAAGATTTTTAATAGTAAATGATAAGTGTGAGTTTAAAGCAGAAATTTTAGATATTTATTTTAAATTAAATTCATTTGTTAGGATTTATGAAGATTATAGTGAAGAATATATTACCTATAGCCAAAAAATTAAAGATGATCTATTATTAAAGATGTTTTGTGTTGACACATCAGAAGTTATGAAAAAATGTTTAGAAAAAGTAAAGTCTACAGTATTCTTTTCAGCTACACTAACACCTATGAATTATTTTATAAAGTTATTAGGTGGAGATAATGATTCCTATAAAATCAGATTGCCTTCACCTTTTAAAAGAGAAAATTTATGTTTGCTGCTAAACGATGGTGTATCTACAAAATATAATAACAGACAGTTTACTTATAAAGAGATAGTTTCCATTATAACAAATTGTGTATCTCAAAAGGCAGGAAATTATTTTGTGTTTTTTCCATCCTATAATTATATGAAAAGTGTTTTGGATATATTTCATGAGGAAAATAAAAATATCAATGTAGTATGCCAGAAAAACAATATGACTGAAGAGGAAAGAAATAATTTTATTGCACTTTTTTCTGAGAATAACAGAGAAACACTACTTGGATTTGTAGTTATGGGCGGGGTGTTTAGTGAAGGTATTGATTTAATAGGAGAAAAACTAAGTGGTGCTATTATTATTGGAGTTGGTCTTCCTAAAATATCTTTAGAAAGAAATTTAATTAAAGAATATTTTATAAAAAATAATGAAAATGGTTTTTTATATTCCTATGTCTATCCGGGCATAAATAAAGTCCTTCAGTCTGCAGGAAGAGTTGTGAGAACCGATAAAGATAGAGGGATTGTAGTATTAATAGATGAAAGATATTCTGAAAGTATTTATAAAGGATTATTACCTGAAGAATGGTCACATATGAAAAAAATAAATACTTTTCTAAATAAGAACAATAATGTTATTTTAGAATTTTGGAGTAAAAAATAGTATTTCATTGTGAATATTTCAATAATATATATTTCATTGATATAATCTTCTTCTAAATAACAGATTTTTAAAAAATTAATATATATGCATTAATTTTTTAAAAATATCATTAAAAAGAGAGGTTTATAGATAAATTAACAATGAAATAAATTGAAATTATTTATAATTATGCTTCTAAATGTATATATTTTAAAAATTAAAATAAAAAATCTTTTGGAATAGCAATAATTATAGTGTAAAATGCAAGTTTTCAGTTGAAAAGCGTCAAAAATACAATTATAATATATACTAAACGGATTTGGTAAAATAAATATATTAAAACTCCATTCAATATATAATTTTAATTTATATTTATGAATTGGAAATAAGCTTCTATTGATGTTATATTAATAGAACATATGAGTATAATTTAAAAATTCAGGGGGGCTAAAGTAATGAACGTAAAAACTGGTTATCCAAAAAACCAAGGCCTGTATGATTCACAATTTGAAAAAGATAATTGTGGTATAGGGTTTGTGGCAAATATAAAGGGTGAAAAAACCCATGATATTATAAAAAAGGGTATAGAAATACTAGTAAATTTAACTCACAGAGGTGGAGTTGGGTCTGATGTTAAAACTGGTGATGGTGCTGGAATTATGTTTCAGATACCACATGAGTTTTTTAAAATAGCATGTGAAAATTCAGGAATAGTTTTACCAGAAGAAGGTCAGTATGGGGTAGGTATGATGTTCTTACCTAAAGAAATTACTCTTTGCCATCAATGTGAAGGCATAGTAGAAAGAGTAATAGAAGAAGAAGGTCAGGATTTTCTTGGATGGAGACATGTACCAACTGATAGTAGAATAATAGGAAGAACTGCAAAGGGTTCAGAACCTATAATAAAACAAATCTTTATAGAAAATAAATGTGCAACTCAAGATGAGTTTGAAAAAAAATTATATATAATTCGTAAGAGAGCTGAAAGTGAAGTAAAAAGACTGCTGGATAATGGGTCAAATTATTTTTATGTTTGTAGTTTATCCAGTAAAAAGATCATATATAAAGGACTACTTCTTCCAGATCAAATTACAAGTTATTATATGGATTTAAATGATATAAATTTTAAAAGTGCTATTGCTTTAGTTCATCAAAGATTTAGTACAAATACTTTCCCAACTTGGGACTTGGCTCAGCCTTTTAGATATTTAGCTCATAATGGAGAAATAAATACCATAAGAGGTAATAGAAATTGGATGCATGCAAGAGAAGGAGTTTTAGAGTCAAAGATTTTTGGGAAAAACATAAGCAAATTATTTCCAATTATAAATCCTGATGGAAGTGACTCTGCTTCATTAGATAATGTATTTGAACTTTTAGTTATGGATGGAAGAAGTCCTGCTCATGCAATGATGATGCTTATACCAGAGGCTTGGGAAGCAAATGAAGAAATGGATGAGGATAAGAAAGCTTTCTATGAATATCATGGTTCATTAATAGAACCTTGGGATGGTCCAGCAGCTGTTACTTTTACAGATGGAACACAGGTTGGAGCAGTTCTTGATAGAAATGGACTAAGACCAGCTAGATATGTAATAACCAAAAGTGGAACAGTAGTTCTTTCTTCTGAAGCAGGAGTTTTAGATTTCCCAACAGAAGATATAATCCAAAATGGTAAATTAGAACCAGGAAAAATATTTTTACTTGATACTAGTAAGGGAAAAATAATAAGTGATGAAGAAGTTAAAAAATCTATATGTTCTGATAAGCCATATAAAGAAGCAATAGCTAAATATAAATTTGTTTTAGATGATTTAAATGGTTTTGAAGATGATACACAAATAATACCAGAAGCATTAAAAGAAAGACAACAAGCTTTTGGATATACTCTGGAAGATTTAAAAATAATATTGAAAGGTATGGCAAGTACAGCTAAAGAACCACTTGGTTCAATGGGTAATGATACTCCACTTGCAGTTTTATCAAATAGACCACAGGTATTATTTGCATATTTCAAACAGTTATTTGCTCAGGTTACAAATCCTCCAATAGATCCAATAAGAGAAGAACTTGTAACTTCCCTTACAAATTATATAGGATCACAGGGGAATATATTAAATAAAGAACTTTACAATAATCCTTTTATAGAGATACATTCACCTATTTTAACAGATTTAGAGACATCAAAAATAAAGGTGCTTAGTAACAACGATTTTAAAACAATAACTATACCAATTACTTTTAAATATGACACTGGGGTAGCAGGTTTTAAAGAAGCTTTAGAAAAAATATGTGAAAGAGCTTCTAACGCAGTAATTAAAGGCTATAATATTTTAGTTTTAAGTGATAAATCCAGTAATTCCTTTGAGGCAGCTGTTCCAAGTCTTTTAGCAGTATCAGCAGTACACCATCACTTAATTAGGGAAAAAACTCGTACTAAGGTTTCCATTATAGCAGAAACTGGTGAAGCAAGAGAAACTATGCATGCAGCTCTTCTTCTAGGATATGGTGCAACAGCAGTAAATCCATATATTGCTTATGAATCCATAAAGCAAATGGTTAATAATGGAGAAATAAAAGATATATCTTACAAAGAAGCTGTAGATAATTATATATATGCAGTAAATCATGGATTGTTGAAGATTTTATCTAAAATGGGCATTTCCACTTTAAGAAGTTATCATGGAGCACAAATTTTTGAAGCTATTGGACTTAAAAGTGATTTTGTAGATAAATATTTTGAAGGAACGCCTTCAAGAATAGAAGGTATAGATATAGAAACAGCAGCAGAGGAAGTTTTAATTAGACATAAAAATGCTTTCAATAATATCAGAAAACCAGTTTCTGAATTAGATGTAGGTGGAAGCTATGCATGGAGAAGTAATGGAGAATTCCATCTTTTCAATCCAGAAACAATTTACAAGCTTCAAGTTTCTACAAGAAGCAATGATTATAGTTTATATAAAAATTATGCTGGGCTTATAAATAATCAAGATAAAAATCTATGTACTATCAGAAGTATGTTTAAATTTAAAATAGATAGAGAAATTCCTATAGAGGAAGTAGAACCAGTAAGTGAAATACTAAAGAGGTTCTGTGCAGGAGCTATGTCCTTTGGTTCTATAAGTAAAGAAGCACATGAAGCAATTGCTATTGCCATGAACAGAATAGGTGGTAAGAGTAATAGTGGAGAAGGTGGAGAAGATCCAATAAGATACAAAAAAAGTGCAAATGGAGATTGGAAGAGAAGTGCAATAAAACAAATTGCTTCAGCTAGATTTGGAGTAAATGCTGAATATTTAGTAAATGCAGATGAACTGCAGATTAAAATGGCTCAAGGAGCTAAACCAGGTGAAGGCGGGCAGTTGCCAGGAAGAAAAGTTGATGAAGCTATAGCAAAGGTTAGACATTCAACTCCTGGAATAGATTTAATATCACCACCACCTCATCATGATATTTATTCCATTGAGGATTTAGCACAATTAATTTATGATTTGAAATCTACAAATCCTGAGGCAAGAATAAATGTAAAATTGGTATCAGAGGTTGGCGTTGGTACAGTAGCTGCTGGAGTTTCAAAGGCACATGCAGATGCTATATTAATAAGCGGACATGATGGAGGTACAGGAGCTTCACCAGTATCATCTATTAAACATGCAGGTATACCATGGGAGCTTGGTCTTTCAGAAGCACAGCAGGTGCTTTTATTGAATGATTTAAGAAGTAGAGTAGTACTTCAAACTGACGGGCAGCTTAAAACTGGTAGAGATATAGTTATAGCAACTCTTTTAGGGGCAGAAGAATTTGTATTTGCATCAACACTTTTAGTAGTACTCGGATGTACAATGCTTAGAAATTGTCATTTGAATACCTGTGATATGGGAATTGCAACTCAAGATCCAGAACTAAGAAAGAATTTCAAGGGAAAACCAGAACACATAGTAAACTTCTTGACATTTATTGCAATGGAAGTTAGAGAATATATGGCAAAGCTTGGATTTAGAACTATGAATGAAATGGTTGGAAGAGTTGACAAAATAGCAGTGAAAGATGAAAGCAACCATTGGAAAGCAAAGGGAATAGATCTTTCAAAGATATTATATAAACCTGATATGCCAAGCAGAATAAAGCCATATTGTGTGAAAAAGCAAGAACATGGCATTGAAAATTCTATGGATCGTAAATTGATAAAGATAGCTCAGGATGCTTTAAATAATCAAAATAAAGTAGTTGCTAATTTTGAAATTAAGAACACTGATAGAGCAGTTGGAGCTATGATAAGTGGAAAGGTTGCTAAATTATATGGCAATAAAGGCCTTTTGGAAGATACAATACAATTTAATTTTAAAGGAGCTGCAGGACAGAGTTTTGGTGCCTTTGGTGCTCATGGCTTAACACTTAATCTTGAAGGAGAGGCAAATGACTATGTAGGTAAAGGTTTGTCAGGGGCAAAGATAATAATTAAGACTCCAGCTAATGCAAACTATAAACAAGATGAAAATGTTATAGCAGGTAACACTATTCTATATGGAGCAACTGAAGGTCAACTATATATAAACGGTCTAGTAGGAGAAAGATTTGCAGTTAGAAACAGTGGTGCTATTGCAGTAGTAGAAGGTGTTGGTGATCACTGCTGTGAATACATGACTGGTGGAACCGTACTTGTCCTTGGCAATTTTGGTAGAAATTTTGCTGCTGGAATGAGCGGGGGAATAGCTTATGTATTTGACGAAGATAATTCATTGAGAAATAAGATTAAAAATAATACTGTAGATATAGATGAATTAGATGAAGATGATATAGAAGAAGTTTACAGCTTAATTGCAGCACATGAAAATTACACTGGAAGCTTAAAGGCTGCTAGCTTAATTAAAGGCTGGGATAAGGCACAGAAGAAGTTCAAAAAGATCATACCAACTGCTTATAAGAAAATTTTGCTAGAGAAAAATAAAGAAATCTCTGCTTTGAGAGCATAGGAGGTATAATAATATGGGAAAAACAACTGGTTTTAAAGAATATAAAAGACAGACTGCTAAAAAACGTCCAGTTAAAGATAGAATAAATGACTATAAACAAATTTATCTTCCAATGGAAGAAGGGGAATTACGTAAGCAAGGTGCTAGATGTATGGAATGTGGTACTCCCTTCTGTTCCTGGGGGTGTCCTCTTGGAAATTTAATGCCTGATTTTAATGATATGGTTTATAATAATGATTTTGAAGCTGGCTTTAATAGATTGTACTTAACAAATAATTTTCCAGAGTTTACAGGTAAAGTTTGTCCTGCACTTTGTGAGGGAGCTTGTACTCTTGGAGTTAATTCCGATGCAGTATCAATAAAGGAATTAGAGCTTGGAATTATTGAAAAAGCCTTCAAAGAAAATTTCATAAAACCTAATCCACCAAAAGTTAGAACGGGAAAGAGTGTGGCAGTAGTAGGTTCTGGTCCATCAGGACTTGCTGTGGCTGCTGAATTAAACTCAGTAGGTCATACTGTTACTGTATTTGAAAGGCATGACAGAATAGGAGGACTTTTAAGATACGGTATACCAGATTTCAAACTTGAAAAAGACATAGTAGATAGAAGAATAAATTTGATGGAAGAAGAAGGTATTATATTTAAAACTAATACTGATATAGGTATTAATTATGATGTGAAAGCTCTTTCAGAGGATTTTGATGCAGTAGTTCTTTGTGGTGGATCTACAATTCCGAGAGATTTACCAATAGAGGGCAGAGACCTTGAAGGTATACATTTTGCTGTGGACTTTTTAACTTATATAAATAAAAAGGTAGCTGGTGACGATGTATCAAAAGAAGCTATAGATGTAAAAGATAAAAATGTTTTAGTTATAGGCGGTGGAGATACTGGTTCCGATTGTATTGGTACTTCAATAAGAGAAGGGGCAAAGAATGTATATCAATTTGAAATAATGCCTAAACCACCTGAGGAAAGGGATAATACAATGCCATGGCCACTTTATCCAAAGACTTTAAAGGTTTCTACTTCTCATGAAGAAGGCGCAATTAGAGAATGGTGTACAGAAACTAAGAAGTTTATAGGTGAAAATGGAAAAGTTACTGCCATAGAAGGGATTAAGGTTCAGTGGGGAAAAGATGCATCAGGCAGATTTATCCCTACAGAAGTACCTGGTTCTAGGTTTGTGAGAGAGGTGGATTTAGTATTATTGGCAATGGGCTTTGTTCATCCTCAACATGAAGGTCTTATAAATGCACTAGGTTTAGAATTAGACAACAGAGGAAATATTTCTGCTGATGAAAATCATATGACTAGTGTAAATGGAGTATTTACAGCTGGAGATATGAGAAGGGGTCAATCACTTGTAGTTTGGGCTATAAATGATGGAAGACAGGCAGCAAAAGCTGTGGATGAGTATTTAATGGGTGAAAGTGTACTAAGAGGATAATTATAAAACAAAGGTCTGTACGAGAGTGCAGACCTTTGTTTTGCTAATTTATCAAAGATATTCATTATTTATTAAATTTTATTCAATATAACATGAAAAAAATACAAAATTATTGTTGACAGTTTTACTCTGGTTTGATATTATAATGCTATAAAGTTTAGTAAAACACTCAAGTTTAAAATTAGTGGGTTATACCATAAAGGAAGTGAGCTAATGAAGCTTTCAACAAAAGGAAGATATGGTGTAAAAGCCATGGTTGACTTAGCCATAAACTATGGAAATACACCTGTGTCAATTAAAAGTATTTCTGAAAGACAAAGTATTTCTGAATACTATTTGGAACAATTATTTTCAGCTCTTAGAAAAGCAGATTTAATAAAAAGTATTAGAGGAGCTCAAGGTGGTTATGTTCTAAATAAAGATCCTAGGGAAATAAGTGTTGATCAGATTTTAGATATACTTGAAGGGCCCATAGAGATTTCAGAATGCATTGAAGAAGATGGAATTTGTAGTAATAGCAGCTGCTGTGCTACTAGACTTCTTTGGGCTAAGCTTAAAGAAAGCATAGACAATGTAACTAAATCTATAACATTACAGGATATGGTTGATGATTACAAAAGCATAAAACTTAAAGGAGTGAATGTACATGAGTAAAAAGAGAGTTTATATGGATTATGCAGCTACTACCTATACAAAGCCAGAAGTTTTAGAAGAAATGTTGCCATACTTTACAGAGGAATTTGGTAATCCATCTTCATTATATTCTTTTTCAGACGATACAAAAAAAGCTATAAATATTTCTAGGGAAAGAGTTGCTAAAGCTATCAATGCTGAAAAAGATGAAATATATTTTACTGGCGGCGGTTCTGAAGCAGATAACTGGGCATTAAAGGGTATAGCTCTTGCACATAAAAATAAGGGAAATCACATAATTACTACTGCAATTGAACACCATGCTATTATACATACAGGTAAATTTTTAGAAAAAAATGGATTTGAGGTTACTTACCTTCCTGTAGATGAAGAGGGATTTGTTAAAGTAGAGGATGTAAAAAATGCTATAACAGAAAAGACTATTTTAGTTTCTATTATGTTTGCAAACAATGAAATTGGAACTATTGAACCAATAAAGGAAATTGGCAAGGTCTGTAGAGAAAAGAAAGTATTGTTTCACACAGATGCAGTGCAAGCAATTGGTCATGTGAAAATTGATGTTAAGGACATGAATATTGATTTATTATCCCTGGCAGGTCACAAATTTTATGGGCCCAAAGGTATAGGCGCCTTGTATATAAGACGCGGTGTTAAAATAGAAAATTTAATACATGGCGGTGGTCAGGAAAGAGGAAAAAGAGCAAGTACAGAGAATATTGCCAGTATTGTAGGTATAGGGAAGGCTATAGAGCTTGCTACATCAGAACTTGAAGAAGAATCACAAAGACTTAATAATTTGAGAAATAAATTAGTTAAGGGAATAATGGAAAAAATACCTTATACAAAATTAAATGGTCCCAGTGATGATAGAAGACTACCGGGAAATTCAGATTTTAGTTTTATTGGCATAGAGGGAGAAACATTACTGTTAGATTTAGACTATGCAGGCATATATGCTTCCACAGGTAGTGCATGTGCATCTGCTTCACTGGATCCTTCGCATGTGCTTTTATCCATAGGATTACCTCATGAAACAGCTCATGGTTCCCTTAGATTGACTCTAGGAGCAAAGAGCACAGAAGAGGATGTAGATTATGTTTTAGAGACTTTACCAGAAATAGTTAGAAAAAGAAGAGAAATGTCACCACTTTGGGAAGATTTTTTAAAAGAGAAAGGGGAAAGATAATTATGATGTATAGTGATAAAGTAATGGATCATTTCAGAAATCCAAGAAATGTTGGAGAAATAGAAAATGCCAATGGTGTTGGCGAAGTTGGAAATCCACAGTGTGGAGATATAATGAAGATATATATAAAAGTAGAAGATAATAAAATAGAGGATGTAAAATTTAAGACCT from Clostridium pasteurianum BC1 includes:
- a CDS encoding cold-shock protein; this encodes MKQGTVKWFNDEKGFGFISVEGEDDVFVHYSAIKEEGKKKNLDQGQEVKFDVVDGPKGLQASNVQKV
- a CDS encoding ECF transporter S component: MKQNIGTNKKFGVRQLTVVGMLSGISIMLGITGWGYIKLPILQATIMHVPVIIGAIIEGPMVGMCIGLIFGISSIIQNIMTPSLLSFALINPLVSVLPRILIALTSYYAYKFTIGNNKALKIGIGAAIGSVTNTVGVLGMIYLLYIKEYAIHMKISAAAANKVILGIAIANGIPEMIAAICITVPIVLAVTRIRKR
- a CDS encoding replication-associated recombination protein A, producing the protein MDLFTMAMENNRSNKPLAERMRPRNLDEFYGQEKIVGKGKILRRLIEADRLTSIILYGPPGVGKTTLASIISKETKCEFVKLNAAIISVKEIKDYINKSEELLKLYGKRTIFFIDEIHALKKGSQQDVLLDAIERGIVVLIGATTENPYFEINNALLSRSKIFQLESLSNEEIVKILNNVLKDRERGYGSIKINIEEKSLSYIAQLSGGDARAAINTLEIAVLSTVKNKKGIIEIDEKLVQESMQKRIINYDKAGDNHYDMASAFIKSMRGSDADAALYWFGRMILGGEDPKFIVRRIIVHASEDVGMADSRAMLIAHAAWNALETIGMPEARIPIAEAIIYISKAPKSNSVVMAVDKAFQDAKDFQYRVPVHLRDTHYKGSKNFGNGIEYKYPHNYPGNYVEQKYFPDEMEDRKYYKDDEKF
- a CDS encoding ATP-dependent DNA helicase yields the protein MDNITKIRISVRDLIEFILRSGDLVSTFAGNNRNIEAIKVHQKIQKNSGDNYNREVAISHTIIKDDISLEINGRIDGIITKDKVTIIDEIKTTTNDLNNITEDYNRLHWAQVKCYAYFYCVQNDIKIIDTRLTYYQMNSREIKYLIKSYTLVQLEQFFNEIIDKYIYWAKLQKNWREKRDLSIKKLIFPYREYRLGQRKLAVAIYTSIKENKNIFVKAPTGIGKTISTIFPGIKALGEGIISKIFYVTAKNTTGEEVKKAFLLLAENDLDFKTVWITAKDKICFKEETNCDPELCKYAKGHFDRINEAITDALNRNIITREVIEKYAEKHSVCPFEFSLDLTNWCDCVVCDYNYVFDPKVYLRRFFLEKGGDYCLLVDEAHNLVDRARNMYSGELYKKDILDLKNKCKNISSILYKSLNKINTFLVKERKKCEENNIGVNVQKDPPKDIIKLLNNFIYEAERFLIVNDKCEFKAEILDIYFKLNSFVRIYEDYSEEYITYSQKIKDDLLLKMFCVDTSEVMKKCLEKVKSTVFFSATLTPMNYFIKLLGGDNDSYKIRLPSPFKRENLCLLLNDGVSTKYNNRQFTYKEIVSIITNCVSQKAGNYFVFFPSYNYMKSVLDIFHEENKNINVVCQKNNMTEEERNNFIALFSENNRETLLGFVVMGGVFSEGIDLIGEKLSGAIIIGVGLPKISLERNLIKEYFIKNNENGFLYSYVYPGINKVLQSAGRVVRTDKDRGIVVLIDERYSESIYKGLLPEEWSHMKKINTFLNKNNNVILEFWSKK